A stretch of DNA from Cellulomonas xiejunii:
GCGTCGGCAGGAGCCTCGCGGGCCGCGTCGAAGACCGCCTGCACGGCCGGGTCGACACCCTGGGGCAGGCCCTTGGCGGGTGCGGGTGTGACGACGCGCGCGCCCTCGGCGACGAGCTTCTCGAGGCCGGGGGAGCGGGGGAACCGCTCGCCCAGGTCCTCGCGGAGCGAGGTCAGGACGTGCAGGCCGACCGCGGGGCCGACGAGGTCGAACAGCTCGAAGGGCGGCATCGGCAGGCCGAGCGGGTCCAGCGCCCGGTCTGCTTCCTCGACCGGCGTCCCGTGCTCGACGGCGTCGACGATGATGCCGAGCAGCAGCACCAGCAGGCGGTTGACGACGAACCCGGGGCGGTCCTTGACGAGGACGGCGGTCTTGCGCAGCCGGGCGACCACGGCGAACGCCGTCGCCAGCGCCTCGTCTGCGGTGCGCTCCGCCTGCACCACCTCGACGAGCGGCATCGCCGCGACGGGGTTGAAGAAGTGCAGCCCGACGACGCGCTCGGGGTGCTGGAGGTCGGCTGCCATGCGCGTGACCGACAAGGCCGAGGTGTTCGTCGCGAGGATCGTGTCCGGCGCGACGACGCCCTCGAGCTCCGCGAAGACCCGCTTCTTCAGGTCGAGCACCTCGGTGACGGCCTCGATCACCAGGTCGCAGCCGGCGAAGACGGCGATGTCCGTCGACCCGGTGACCTGCGCGACGATGCGTGCGCCCGCGTCGGACGTCATGCGTCCCGAGGACACGAGGCGCTCGACCGTGGAGCGGACGGTCCGAAGGCCCTGCTCGACGCGGGCCTCGTCGAGGTCCCGCATGACGACGGGCACGCCGAGCCGCTGTGCGAACAGCAGTGCGATCTGCGCGGCCATGAGCCCCGCGCCGACCACGCCGACCCGCGTGACCGGCCGCGCCAGCTGCCCGTCGGGCGCGCCCGTCGGCTTCTTGCCGCCCTGGACCAGGCCGAACGCGTAGACGCTCGCGCGCATCTCGTCGCTCAGGATGAGGTCGGCCAGCGCCTCGTCCTCGGCCGCGAACGCGCTGTCCTTGTCGGCGTCGCGCGCGGCGGCCATGAGGTCGAGCGCACGCCCCGGTGCCGGACGCGACCCGTGGACGACCGCGTCGAGGCGGGCGCGTGCGGCCGCCACGGCGGCGTCCCACGTCGCGGCGTCGTCGAGCGGGCGTC
This window harbors:
- a CDS encoding 3-hydroxyacyl-CoA dehydrogenase NAD-binding domain-containing protein, with protein sequence MSTSAPRPERVTHSLVRDVRLPGDLGTLALVTLDNGLDHTKPTTLGPQGIAELTSVLRAQQERAHAGQIAALAVTGKPYFLAAGADLMQVAGVTTRDEALALGRRGHEAYRLLGELGVPTFAFVNGVALGGGLEVALNCDYRTASADVRALALPETGLGLVPGWGGAYLVPRLVGIEKALEVVLTRPGANKPYTAQQAAQIGLVDAVLDPADFLEESVRWAARVLSGEVTVERRPLDDAATWDAAVAAARARLDAVVHGSRPAPGRALDLMAAARDADKDSAFAAEDEALADLILSDEMRASVYAFGLVQGGKKPTGAPDGQLARPVTRVGVVGAGLMAAQIALLFAQRLGVPVVMRDLDEARVEQGLRTVRSTVERLVSSGRMTSDAGARIVAQVTGSTDIAVFAGCDLVIEAVTEVLDLKKRVFAELEGVVAPDTILATNTSALSVTRMAADLQHPERVVGLHFFNPVAAMPLVEVVQAERTADEALATAFAVVARLRKTAVLVKDRPGFVVNRLLVLLLGIIVDAVEHGTPVEEADRALDPLGLPMPPFELFDLVGPAVGLHVLTSLREDLGERFPRSPGLEKLVAEGARVVTPAPAKGLPQGVDPAVQAVFDAAREAPADATPLDRAGVLDAVLTALTVEVGLMLEEGVVATPQQIDLCMILGAGWGFHLGGITPHLDRTGYSERVLGRRLLPDGMANVPTP